One Paraburkholderia caffeinilytica DNA segment encodes these proteins:
- a CDS encoding inclusion body family protein has protein sequence MTSEVTLVATSQQINLLVVVDTEYVKGITKNPSKDWRAPTGINHSGQFMLCTGARGPVKGQGTGDLEFMAYPGDLVSFTGTSIYDNSDDAVLVYGIQHFAGDIVFNYPFNYNALQRNGAAQPNPESPDHNGLPAIQKPEIFPSLDSRVARSGREGFGICFGLYTLVGGQKQELFGYYWWDPYVSVAG, from the coding sequence ATGACATCCGAAGTTACTCTGGTAGCAACCAGCCAGCAGATTAACCTGCTGGTGGTAGTCGACACGGAATATGTCAAGGGAATAACCAAGAATCCGAGCAAGGATTGGAGAGCGCCGACCGGCATCAACCACTCTGGCCAGTTCATGCTTTGCACTGGCGCGCGAGGGCCCGTGAAAGGACAGGGGACGGGCGATCTGGAGTTCATGGCGTACCCTGGCGACCTCGTGTCGTTCACCGGTACGTCGATTTATGACAACTCCGATGATGCGGTGCTCGTGTACGGCATCCAGCACTTTGCGGGCGATATCGTATTCAACTATCCCTTCAACTACAACGCCCTTCAGAGGAACGGGGCAGCGCAACCCAATCCCGAGTCGCCGGATCACAATGGTCTGCCGGCGATTCAGAAGCCGGAGATTTTCCCAAGTCTAGACTCGAGAGTAGCGCGAAGCGGTAGGGAAGGCTTCGGCATCTGCTTCGGACTCTACACGTTAGTCGGCGGACAAAAGCAGGAGCTTTTTGGATATTACTGGTGGGATCCGTACGTTAGCGTCGCAGGTTGA
- the acnD gene encoding Fe/S-dependent 2-methylisocitrate dehydratase AcnD, giving the protein MNTANRKRLPGTQLDFFDTRAAVDEIQPGAYDTLPYTSRVLAENLVRRCDPAMLTASLKQIIERKRELDFPWFPARVVCHDILGQTALVDLAGLRDAIAAQGGDPAMVNPVVPTQLVVDHSLAVECGGFDPDAFAKNRAIEDRRNEDRFDFINWTKRAFKNVDVIPPGNGILHQINLERMSPVVQVKDGVAFPDTLVGTDSHTPMVDALGVIAIGVGGLEAESVMLGRASYMRLPDIVGVELTGKPAEGITATDVVLSLTEFLRKEKVVGAYLEFYGAGTANLTLGDRATIANMAPEFGATAAMFYIDEQTIKYLKLTGRDDELVKLVETYAKETGLWGDTLKHAEYERVLTFDLSTVVRTLAGPSNPHRRLPVSELAARGISGKVENEPGLMPDGAVIIAAITSCTNTNNPRNMIAAGLLARNANQRGLTRKPWAKTSLAPGSKAVTLYLEEAGLLPELEQLGFGVVAYACTSCNGMSGALDPVIQKEIVERDLYATAVLSGNRNFDGRIHPYAKQAFLASPPLVVAYAIAGTIRFDIEKDVLGVDAEGNAIRLKDIWPSDEEIDAIVAASVKPAQFRKVYEPMFAVSVDTGEKADPLYDWRPMSTYIRRPPYWEGALAGERTLTGMRPLAVLGDNITTDHLSPSNAILADSASGEYLAKMGLPEEDFNSYATHRGDHLTAQRATFANPTLKNEMVLEDGKVKAGSLARIEPEGKVTRMWEAIETYMERKQPLIVIAGADYGQGSSRDWAAKGVRLAGAEAIVAEGFERIHRTNLVGMGVLPLEFKPGVNRLTLAIDGTETFDVVGERKPRADLTLVIHRKNGERVDVPVTCRLDTAEEVSIYEAGGVLQRFAQDFLESTKAAA; this is encoded by the coding sequence ATGAATACTGCCAACCGCAAACGCCTTCCCGGCACCCAGCTGGATTTCTTCGACACGCGTGCCGCCGTCGATGAGATCCAGCCCGGCGCCTATGACACGCTGCCGTACACCTCGCGCGTGCTGGCCGAAAACCTCGTGCGCCGCTGCGATCCGGCGATGCTGACGGCGTCGCTCAAGCAGATCATCGAACGCAAGCGCGAGCTGGATTTTCCGTGGTTCCCGGCGCGCGTGGTCTGTCATGACATTCTCGGCCAGACCGCGCTGGTCGACCTCGCCGGCCTGCGCGATGCGATCGCGGCGCAAGGCGGCGATCCCGCGATGGTCAACCCGGTCGTGCCGACGCAACTCGTAGTGGATCACTCGCTCGCCGTCGAGTGCGGCGGTTTCGATCCGGATGCGTTCGCGAAGAACCGCGCGATCGAAGATCGCCGCAATGAAGACCGCTTCGACTTCATCAACTGGACCAAGCGTGCGTTCAAGAACGTCGACGTGATTCCGCCGGGCAACGGCATCCTGCATCAGATCAACCTGGAGCGCATGAGCCCGGTGGTGCAGGTGAAAGACGGCGTGGCCTTTCCCGATACGCTGGTCGGCACCGACTCGCATACGCCGATGGTCGATGCGCTCGGCGTGATCGCGATCGGCGTGGGCGGTCTCGAAGCGGAAAGCGTGATGCTGGGCCGCGCGTCCTATATGCGGCTGCCGGATATCGTTGGCGTGGAACTCACGGGCAAACCGGCCGAGGGCATCACGGCGACCGACGTCGTGCTCTCGCTCACCGAATTCCTGCGCAAGGAGAAAGTGGTCGGCGCGTACCTCGAGTTCTACGGAGCCGGCACGGCCAACCTGACGCTCGGCGATCGCGCGACCATCGCCAACATGGCGCCCGAATTCGGCGCGACGGCGGCGATGTTCTACATCGACGAGCAGACCATCAAGTATCTCAAGCTCACCGGCCGCGACGACGAACTCGTCAAGCTGGTCGAGACCTACGCGAAAGAGACTGGCCTGTGGGGCGATACGCTGAAGCACGCCGAGTATGAGCGCGTGCTGACGTTCGATCTGTCGACCGTGGTGCGCACGCTGGCGGGTCCGTCGAATCCGCATCGCCGCTTGCCGGTGTCCGAGCTCGCGGCGCGCGGCATCAGCGGCAAGGTGGAGAACGAGCCGGGCCTGATGCCGGACGGCGCCGTGATCATCGCGGCGATCACGAGCTGCACCAACACCAACAACCCGCGCAACATGATCGCCGCCGGTTTGCTGGCGCGTAACGCCAATCAACGTGGCTTGACGCGCAAGCCGTGGGCGAAGACCTCGCTCGCGCCGGGATCGAAGGCGGTCACGCTGTATCTGGAAGAAGCGGGCCTGTTGCCGGAACTTGAGCAACTGGGCTTCGGCGTGGTCGCGTATGCGTGCACGTCGTGCAACGGCATGTCGGGTGCGCTGGATCCGGTGATCCAGAAGGAAATCGTCGAGCGCGATCTGTATGCGACGGCCGTGCTGTCCGGCAACCGCAACTTCGACGGCCGTATCCATCCGTATGCGAAGCAGGCTTTCCTCGCTTCGCCGCCGCTGGTGGTGGCCTACGCGATTGCGGGCACGATCCGCTTCGACATCGAGAAGGATGTGCTGGGCGTCGACGCCGAAGGCAATGCGATCAGGCTGAAGGACATCTGGCCGTCGGACGAAGAGATCGACGCCATCGTTGCTGCGAGCGTGAAGCCGGCGCAGTTTCGCAAAGTGTACGAGCCGATGTTCGCCGTCTCCGTCGATACCGGCGAGAAAGCCGATCCGCTGTACGACTGGCGTCCGATGAGCACGTATATCCGCCGTCCGCCGTATTGGGAAGGCGCGCTGGCCGGTGAGCGCACGCTGACGGGCATGCGTCCGCTGGCGGTGCTCGGCGACAACATCACGACGGACCACCTGTCGCCGTCGAACGCGATTCTGGCGGATAGCGCGTCGGGTGAGTACCTCGCCAAAATGGGCTTGCCGGAAGAGGACTTCAATTCGTACGCAACCCACCGCGGCGATCACCTGACCGCGCAACGCGCCACCTTCGCGAACCCGACGCTGAAGAACGAGATGGTGCTCGAAGACGGCAAGGTGAAGGCGGGTTCGTTGGCGCGCATCGAGCCGGAGGGCAAGGTGACGCGCATGTGGGAAGCGATCGAAACCTACATGGAGCGCAAGCAGCCGCTGATCGTGATCGCGGGCGCAGACTATGGTCAGGGTTCGTCGCGCGACTGGGCCGCGAAGGGCGTGCGACTTGCCGGCGCGGAAGCGATTGTGGCGGAAGGGTTCGAGCGGATTCACCGTACGAATCTGGTGGGCATGGGTGTGTTGCCGCTGGAATTCAAACCTGGTGTGAATCGTCTCACGCTTGCAATCGACGGCACCGAGACCTTCGATGTAGTTGGCGAACGCAAACCGCGCGCCGACCTCACGCTTGTGATTCATCGCAAAAACGGTGAGCGTGTGGACGTGCCGGTGACGTGCCGCCTGGATACCGCGGAAGAGGTGTCGATCTACGAAGCCGGGGGTGTGCTGCAACGCTTCGCACAGGACTTTCTTGAATCGACGAAGGCGGCGGCTTAA
- a CDS encoding LysR family transcriptional regulator, with translation MDRFNELNAFIAVAEAGGFTAAARRTGDSQSAISKAIGALERRLGVVLFNRNTRSVTLTDQGQRYYDRAKPLLDEMDDADSELTSSTHDVSGLIRIAASGTFGRLHVLPLIPDLLSLNPGLQVDLILSDFVRDMVEDGIDLAIRVGPVNDPDAIARRVASTPLVCVGSRRYFEQHGMPKTPAELVDHNCLVYSGLTESTHWPFVGPEGRFIASVRGNLTSNSIETIRAGVLAGVGIGLFAKVSLADDLRHPDVITVLDEFMGDARDISLVWPRRRFVPARVRRVTDFFAEAIPRRI, from the coding sequence ATGGATCGATTCAACGAATTAAACGCCTTCATAGCCGTGGCGGAAGCAGGCGGTTTTACCGCCGCCGCGCGTAGAACGGGTGATTCACAGTCGGCAATCAGTAAGGCTATTGGCGCGCTCGAGAGGCGCCTCGGCGTGGTGTTATTTAACCGAAATACGCGCAGCGTGACCCTGACGGATCAGGGGCAGAGATACTACGATCGGGCAAAACCGCTGCTTGACGAGATGGATGACGCCGACAGCGAACTGACCAGCAGCACGCATGATGTCTCAGGTCTGATCAGGATCGCTGCATCAGGTACTTTCGGCCGTCTTCATGTCTTGCCGCTGATCCCCGACCTGTTATCACTCAATCCTGGCCTTCAGGTCGATCTCATTCTCTCGGACTTCGTGCGAGATATGGTGGAGGACGGGATCGATCTGGCGATCCGGGTGGGGCCGGTCAACGATCCCGACGCGATCGCCAGACGCGTGGCCAGCACTCCCCTCGTATGCGTCGGATCCCGTCGCTACTTCGAGCAACACGGAATGCCAAAGACCCCCGCCGAGCTTGTTGATCACAATTGCCTTGTATATAGCGGCTTGACGGAGTCAACGCATTGGCCTTTTGTAGGACCAGAAGGTCGATTTATCGCGTCCGTGCGCGGAAATCTCACGTCCAACAGTATCGAAACGATCCGGGCCGGTGTTCTCGCCGGTGTGGGAATCGGCCTGTTCGCCAAGGTCTCTCTTGCCGACGATCTCCGGCATCCGGACGTCATCACCGTTCTCGACGAATTTATGGGCGACGCCCGCGACATAAGCCTCGTCTGGCCGAGACGCCGGTTTGTACCGGCGCGTGTGCGACGGGTCACCGATTTTTTCGCAGAGGCCATACCGCGGCGCATTTAG
- a CDS encoding lytic transglycosylase domain-containing protein gives MSTRLHRVSRAVGFALAAATFVISGTVLAGHPTRFSSFSADDQIFIKLHDAARDNDPARAAQLASLIPNYPAPAYLSYFQIKPRLFNGAGHANLDAPDAPVLSFLQRYDGQAIADRLRNDYLRVLGARHDWHDFDSQYSQFVLNDDTQVKCYALESRAARGENVADAARALLVEPTWYGDGCVDLITALDRNKQFTSEDVWQQIRQAYEQGATRTGGRLVDALGTARPDPLLLDQATNQPRLLLAKGVQMDAASHQLALLAITQVAASDPAAAPAIFTAIAPSLTLAERAIGWGTIAYQAATRQLSGAVDWYRLSANAPLSSQAYEWRTRSALLAGDWTMVRRSIEQMPAALRAQPAWVYWCARALKQSGEVAAADQEFGRIAGTYTFYGQLASEALGQQIVIPPQTKVTDEEVEKAGQTPGFELAKRFYALHLRTEGNREWNWQLRGMTDRQLLAVAEYARRIELYDRAVSTADRTQIEHDFSLRYLAPFRTVVERDAQSTGFAVEWAYGLIRQESRFIINARSEVGAGGLMQVMPGTAEMVARKIGLGTISQARMNDIDTNILLGTYYLSMIYKQLDRSAVLATAGYNAGPGRPRKWQANLPRPVEGAIFAETIPFNETRDYVKNVLSNTVYYAALFDGRPQSLTERLGHIEPR, from the coding sequence ATGTCCACACGACTTCACCGGGTGTCTCGCGCGGTTGGTTTTGCCCTTGCCGCCGCGACATTCGTTATATCTGGCACGGTGCTAGCCGGACATCCCACCCGGTTTTCCTCGTTTTCCGCCGACGATCAGATTTTCATCAAGTTGCATGACGCCGCCCGCGACAACGATCCCGCGCGTGCCGCGCAACTGGCGAGCCTGATCCCGAATTATCCGGCGCCGGCTTATCTCAGCTATTTCCAGATCAAGCCGCGTCTGTTCAACGGCGCGGGGCATGCGAATCTCGACGCGCCGGACGCACCGGTGCTGTCGTTTCTGCAACGCTACGACGGACAGGCGATTGCCGACCGTCTACGCAACGACTACCTGCGCGTGCTGGGGGCGCGCCACGACTGGCACGATTTTGATTCGCAGTATTCACAGTTCGTCCTGAACGACGACACGCAGGTGAAGTGCTATGCGCTCGAGTCGCGCGCCGCGCGGGGTGAGAACGTGGCCGACGCGGCGCGCGCGCTGCTCGTCGAGCCGACGTGGTACGGCGACGGCTGCGTCGATCTGATCACCGCGCTCGACCGTAACAAGCAGTTCACTTCGGAGGATGTCTGGCAGCAGATTCGCCAGGCCTACGAACAGGGCGCGACGAGGACGGGCGGCAGACTGGTCGATGCGCTGGGCACGGCACGCCCGGATCCGCTGCTCCTCGATCAGGCGACGAACCAGCCGCGTCTGCTGCTCGCGAAAGGCGTCCAGATGGATGCGGCGTCCCATCAACTCGCGCTGCTCGCCATCACGCAGGTGGCAGCCAGCGATCCGGCAGCGGCCCCGGCCATCTTCACCGCGATCGCACCGTCGCTTACCCTGGCGGAACGCGCCATAGGCTGGGGCACGATTGCCTATCAGGCCGCGACCCGGCAGCTGTCAGGCGCGGTGGACTGGTACCGGCTATCGGCGAACGCTCCCCTGTCGAGCCAGGCCTATGAGTGGCGCACGCGCAGCGCGCTGCTGGCAGGAGACTGGACGATGGTGCGCCGGTCGATTGAGCAGATGCCGGCCGCGCTGCGCGCGCAACCCGCATGGGTCTACTGGTGCGCGCGCGCCTTGAAGCAGAGCGGCGAGGTCGCGGCAGCCGACCAGGAATTCGGAAGGATCGCGGGAACCTACACCTTCTATGGCCAGTTGGCCTCCGAAGCGCTCGGCCAGCAGATCGTAATTCCGCCACAGACCAAAGTGACCGACGAGGAAGTTGAGAAGGCCGGCCAGACACCGGGCTTCGAGCTGGCAAAACGTTTTTATGCACTGCACCTGCGCACGGAAGGCAACCGTGAGTGGAACTGGCAGTTGCGCGGCATGACTGACCGGCAACTGCTCGCAGTCGCGGAGTACGCACGCCGCATCGAGCTCTATGACCGGGCTGTGAGCACCGCCGACAGGACGCAGATCGAGCATGATTTTTCGCTGCGCTACCTGGCGCCGTTCCGCACGGTCGTCGAGCGCGATGCGCAGTCCACCGGGTTCGCTGTCGAATGGGCGTATGGCCTCATTCGCCAGGAGTCGCGCTTCATCATCAATGCGCGCTCGGAGGTCGGCGCAGGCGGCCTGATGCAGGTGATGCCGGGCACCGCGGAGATGGTCGCGAGGAAGATCGGGCTCGGTACCATCTCGCAGGCGAGAATGAATGACATCGACACGAATATCCTGCTTGGCACGTATTATCTGTCGATGATTTACAAACAGCTTGACCGTTCTGCCGTGCTCGCGACCGCCGGCTACAATGCCGGCCCTGGGCGCCCGCGTAAATGGCAGGCCAACCTGCCGCGTCCGGTTGAAGGCGCGATTTTCGCGGAGACGATTCCGTTCAACGAAACCCGCGACTACGTCAAGAATGTGTTGTCGAACACGGTCTACTACGCGGCGCTGTTTGATGGCCGCCCGCAATCGCTGACGGAGCGGCTTGGCCATATCGAGCCCCGATGA
- a CDS encoding EthD family reductase, with translation MIKISVMYPYAAGARFDHTYYRERHMPMMKQLLGAACLYYTVDKGIAGGAPGSDPVYVAKCDFVCTSVEAFQAARGPHAQEIRADIAHYTDIQPVLQISEVVVERSEV, from the coding sequence ATGATCAAAATCAGTGTCATGTACCCATACGCCGCAGGCGCGCGATTCGATCATACTTACTACCGCGAGAGGCATATGCCAATGATGAAACAGCTGCTCGGCGCCGCATGTCTGTACTACACGGTGGACAAGGGCATCGCTGGCGGTGCTCCGGGCAGTGACCCTGTTTACGTGGCCAAGTGCGACTTCGTCTGCACTTCTGTCGAAGCTTTCCAGGCAGCCCGCGGCCCGCACGCGCAGGAGATCAGGGCCGACATAGCCCATTACACGGATATACAACCCGTGCTGCAAATCAGTGAGGTGGTAGTGGAGCGTTCGGAAGTCTGA
- a CDS encoding SDR family NAD(P)-dependent oxidoreductase — protein sequence MNIDLTGRKAVVTGSTVGIGRAIAEGLGRAGAAVVINGRTEKRVSTALRELRELLPKTEFTGVIADLATPEGAAELFAQAPDADILVNNVGTGRWKCFFEIEDREWIDLFELNVMSGIRASRHYVPNMTKRGWGRVVFISSESALAIPKDMIDYATTKTAQLAIARGLAEVVGGTGVTVNSVLPGPTNSEIMGGWAQANADAQGITREEAEQQFLKTNRPTTLLNRFATTEEVANLVVYVCSEQASATTGTSLRVDGGVVRTIA from the coding sequence ATGAATATCGATCTCACTGGCCGCAAGGCCGTCGTTACCGGGTCGACGGTGGGTATCGGCCGAGCCATTGCAGAAGGGCTGGGGCGCGCAGGCGCCGCGGTCGTGATCAACGGCCGCACAGAGAAGCGCGTCTCCACGGCGCTTAGGGAGCTTCGCGAACTCTTGCCAAAGACGGAGTTTACCGGCGTCATCGCCGATCTTGCGACCCCGGAAGGCGCGGCGGAGTTGTTCGCGCAGGCGCCGGATGCGGACATTCTCGTCAACAATGTGGGGACTGGGCGTTGGAAGTGCTTCTTCGAAATTGAGGATCGCGAGTGGATCGATCTCTTCGAACTTAACGTCATGAGCGGCATTCGCGCCTCCCGCCACTATGTGCCGAACATGACGAAGCGCGGCTGGGGGCGCGTCGTCTTCATCAGCAGTGAGTCCGCGCTTGCCATCCCCAAGGACATGATCGACTACGCCACGACCAAGACCGCTCAGCTCGCCATTGCGAGGGGCTTGGCCGAGGTGGTCGGCGGAACGGGCGTCACCGTCAATTCGGTTCTCCCGGGTCCGACGAATTCGGAAATCATGGGTGGTTGGGCGCAGGCGAACGCAGATGCGCAAGGCATTACGCGTGAGGAAGCCGAGCAGCAGTTCCTGAAAACGAATCGCCCGACCACGCTCCTCAATCGCTTCGCGACAACCGAAGAAGTCGCAAACCTGGTCGTCTATGTCTGCTCGGAGCAGGCGTCGGCGACAACAGGTACTTCCTTGCGTGTCGACGGCGGTGTCGTTCGGACAATTGCATAG
- the prpF gene encoding 2-methylaconitate cis-trans isomerase PrpF: MAHKPQIKIPATYMRGGTSKGVFFRLQDLPDATQVPGAARDALLMRVIGSPDPYGKQIDGMGGATSSTSKTVIIAKSSRPDHDVDYLFGQVSIDKAFVDWSGNCGNLSAAVGPFAISAGLVDASRIPHNGVAIVRIWQANIGKTIIGHVPITDGAVQETGDFELDGVTFPAAEVQLEFMDPAAEEEGAGGAMFPTGNLVDDLDVPGVGTLKATMINAGIPTIFVDAEAIGYKGTELQDAINSDEKALAMFETIRAHGAVRMGLIKQLDEIATRQHTPKIAFVAKPADYVASSGKRVAASDVDLLVRAMSMGKLHHAMMGTAAVAIGTAAAISGTLVNLAAGGGARDAVRFGHPSGTLRVGAEAREEGGAWTVTKAIMSRSARVLMEGWVRVPGE, translated from the coding sequence ATGGCCCACAAACCTCAGATCAAGATTCCGGCGACGTACATGCGTGGCGGCACCAGCAAAGGCGTATTCTTCCGGCTGCAGGATTTGCCGGACGCCACCCAGGTGCCGGGCGCCGCACGCGATGCGCTGCTGATGCGTGTGATCGGCAGTCCGGACCCGTATGGCAAGCAGATCGACGGCATGGGCGGCGCGACGTCGAGCACGAGCAAGACCGTCATCATCGCGAAGAGCAGCAGGCCGGATCACGACGTCGACTATCTGTTCGGGCAGGTTTCCATCGATAAGGCATTCGTTGACTGGAGCGGCAATTGCGGCAATCTTTCTGCTGCGGTGGGGCCGTTCGCGATCAGCGCGGGTTTGGTGGATGCGAGCCGGATTCCGCACAACGGTGTGGCGATTGTGCGCATCTGGCAGGCGAATATCGGCAAGACGATCATCGGGCATGTGCCGATCACCGATGGCGCGGTGCAAGAAACAGGGGACTTTGAACTCGATGGCGTGACGTTCCCGGCGGCTGAAGTTCAGCTCGAGTTCATGGACCCGGCGGCGGAAGAAGAGGGTGCGGGCGGCGCGATGTTTCCGACGGGGAATCTGGTCGACGACCTCGACGTGCCGGGCGTTGGCACGCTGAAGGCGACGATGATCAATGCCGGTATTCCGACTATTTTCGTGGACGCGGAAGCGATCGGTTATAAGGGCACCGAACTGCAGGACGCCATCAATAGCGACGAGAAAGCGTTGGCGATGTTCGAGACCATTCGCGCGCACGGTGCGGTGCGTATGGGCCTCATCAAGCAACTCGATGAGATCGCGACGCGGCAGCATACGCCGAAAATTGCTTTCGTTGCGAAGCCTGCCGACTACGTTGCGTCGAGCGGCAAGCGGGTTGCCGCGAGCGACGTCGATCTGCTAGTGCGCGCGATGTCGATGGGCAAGCTGCATCACGCGATGATGGGGACGGCCGCGGTTGCGATTGGCACGGCCGCTGCGATTTCGGGGACGCTGGTGAATCTTGCTGCCGGCGGCGGCGCGCGTGATGCGGTGCGGTTCGGGCATCCTTCGGGGACGTTGCGCGTGGGGGCCGAGGCTCGGGAGGAAGGCGGGGCGTGGACGGTCACCAAGGCAATCATGAGCCGGAGTGCGCGGGTGTTGATGGAAGGGTGGGTGAGGGTGCCGGGGGAATGA